CCCCGCATCGGCTAGGTGCTGGAAAACGTTTCCATAATGGATCTCTCCCGTTCCGGGTTCTTTGCGTCCCGGATTATCGCCGCATTGGAAATAGCCGATTTCATCCCAGCAGCGTTCGATATTGGGAATCAGGTTTCCTTCGGTGATCTGCTGGTGGTAGATATCGAACAAAATTTTGCACGACGGACGCCCCACCGCTTTACAGATTTGATAGGCATGTGGTGATTCGCTCAGAAACATCCCCGGATGGTTCTTCTTGCTATTCAGCGGTTCCAACACCATCACCAAACCATGTGGTTCGACGACATCACAGCATCGCTTGAGCAAATCAATCGCATTGGCGGTCTGATAGTCGCGGGGCAGTTTCGGATCGGCCAGACCGCAAACCACCGTCATGTGGGTCGCGTTCACACGCTTTGCAACCGGAACCACGTCGCGTAACGCCTGGACGATGATGTCACGTTCCCCAGCGTTGTCGCCGGCAAAACTGACCGCCTTCTTGATTCCGCGGAGCGCGGAAATCACTCCCATTTTCATCTCCAACTGCTGCATCGCCGCGGCGACCCGCTCTTGATCCGCCACACTTCGGTCGCGCATCAAGTTGTCTTCCCAGGCGGTAAAGCCTTGGTCGGCGGCAAATTTCAATTGGTCCACCAGATCGTC
The Crateriforma spongiae DNA segment above includes these coding regions:
- a CDS encoding hydroxypyruvate isomerase family protein → MMKRREFLQVAAAASAGVVTTTPSVRASESVTRFRMAFAPHFGMFASSAGDDLVDQLKFAADQGFTAWEDNLMRDRSVADQERVAAAMQQLEMKMGVISALRGIKKAVSFAGDNAGERDIIVQALRDVVPVAKRVNATHMTVVCGLADPKLPRDYQTANAIDLLKRCCDVVEPHGLVMVLEPLNSKKNHPGMFLSESPHAYQICKAVGRPSCKILFDIYHQQITEGNLIPNIERCWDEIGYFQCGDNPGRKEPGTGEIHYGNVFQHLADAGYDGIVGMEHGNSKPGVEGEQAVIDAYRSVDPA